One Gaiellales bacterium genomic window, CGCACGTACCAGGCAAAGGCGCAGTTCATCGTCATCACCCACCAGCGGCGGACGATGGAGGTGGCGGACGTGCTGTACGGCGTCAGCATGGCGGGCGACGGGGAGTCGAAGGTGCTCTCGCGCCGCATGCCGTCGGAGCCGGAGCTCCACGAGGCGGCCCTCGAGACGGCATGATCCTGCGCGGGCCGCGGCTCGTCCTGCGGCCGCTGAGGGCGGACGACGCCGACCGCGTGGCGGCGATCGCGGCCGAGCCGGAGGTGGCGCGCTGGTGGGGCCTTCTCACGGCGGCCGAGCTGCGGGCCAAGGCGGCGGGCGGCGAGGGCGTCGAGGCGCTCGCCGTGGAGCTCGGCGGCGAGGTGATCGGCATGCTGCAGGTGGCCGAGGAGGCCGATCCGACGTACCGCCATGCCGGCATCGACATGTTCCTGTCTGCGGGGGCGCAGGGCCGGGGACTCGGGCGGGAGGCGCTGACGCTCGTCTGCGAGCACCTGTTCGACCAGCGGCGGCATCACCGCATCACGATCGATCCGGCGGCGGACAACCAGCGCGCGATCCGCTGCTACACGGCCGTCGGGTTCCGCACGGTCGGCACCATGCGCCTCTACGAGCGCGGCCGCGACGGCAGCTTCCACGACGGCGTCCTGATGGAGCTGATCCGCGAGGATCAGTGAGCCGCGAGCCAGGCCCAGAGGTCGTCCGGGACGTCGAGGGTTCCGGCCCGGCGGGCGGCATCAAGGCGCGTGCGGCTGCCGTCGCCGGGGAGGGTGCGGCCGGCGACCAGCGGCCGCAGCCCGGCCATCGCGTCCGCGTGCGGGGCGCTGAGCAGCGCGACCGCGGCATGACCCCGCTCACCGGCGAGCGACCGGCACAGCACCTCGACGAGCAGCGCCAGGGCAAATCCCTTGTGTGACAAACCGCCGCCGAACGGCGCGATGCCGGCGCGGCCTTCGACCACCTCGCGCGGGTCGGACTCGGGCGATCCGTCATCGCGGAGCAGGGCGCCGGGTGGCAGGGGCCGTCCGGTGGCGGCGGCCTTCAGGACGGCGCCGTAGGTGACAGACCCCATCGACACGTCGATCACGGCCGGCGGGCTCCCGGGCACGGCCAGGCAGAGCGGGTTGGTGCCCGTCACGGGCGGGCCGCCCTGGGGGTGGACGATCCGCGGCGTGGAGGTGGCGGTGAGCAGCGTCAGCAGTCCGGCGGCCGCTCCCATCTCGGCGAAGTAGCCGAGCCGGCCGGTGGGAAAGCAGTCGGCGACCACCACGAGCCGCGCGCCGGCGGGCGGATCGGCCAGCTCCGCCCGCAGCACCTCCGCGAGGGCGATGTAGCCGAGCGCGCCGCGTCCGTCGTAGCGGACGAGGCCGTCGCCGCGGTCGGTTACGACTGCTCGGGCGTCGGGCCGGAGCGCCGCGAAGCCGTGCAGCCAGCGCATCCGCTCGACTCCGTGGCCCGACGCACCGCGCATCTCCGCATCGAGGAAGTGGTCGCTGAGCAGCTCCGCGCGGTCGTCGTCGAAGCCGAGTCCGCCAGCCCGCCGCACCAGCGCCGAACGCACCTCGTCGATTGGGACCCGGGCCACGGCGGCACTCTACGATGCAGCGCGATGCCGACGAGCTGGGAGCAGATGTTCTACACCGGCGCCCAGGCGGGGACGGGCGATCGGCCGCAGGACGAGGAGCGGCGCGGGCTGTTCTCGCGGATGCGCGAGAGCCTGTCGAAGAGCCGGCGCGCGATGACCCAGCAGCTGACGGCCGTGATGTTCGACCCCGCCGACGCAGACGTGTGGGAGCGCCTGGAGGAGGCGCTGATCTACGCCGACTGCGGGGTGGCGGCGACCGTCGAGGTGATCGAGCGGCTCGAGGCCGAGGCGGACGCCGGCGGCCTGCGAACGGCGGACGAGCTGGGCGACCGGCTGGCCGCGATCGTCGCCGAGCTGATGCGCCCGGAGGGCGACCCGCGGATCGACGTCAGCAAGCGGCCCGCCGTCCTGCTGATGGCGGGCGTCAACGGGACCGGCAAGACGACGTCGATCGGCAAGATCGCCCACCATCTGCGCGAGGCCGGGCTGTCCTGCGTGATCGGCGCCGCGGACACGTTCCGCGCGGCGGCCGGCGAGCAGCTGGAGACGTGGGCGGAGCGGGCCGGGGCCGACTTCGTCTCGTCGCAATCGGGCGCGGATCCCGCGGCGGTGGCCTACGACTCCGTCAGCGCGGCGCAGTCGCGAGGGCGCGATGTGGTGATCATCGACACGGCCGGGCGCCTGCACACGCAGGAGCACCTGATGGACGAGCTGCGGAAGATCCACCGGGTGATCGGCCAGCGGGAGGCCGGAGCGCCCCACGAGGTGCTGCTGACGATCGACGCCACGACCGGCCAGAACGGGCTCCAGCAGGCGCGCCTGTTCTCCGAGGCGGTCGACGTGACCGGGATCATCCTGACGAAGCTCGACGGCACGGCCAAGGGCGGCATCGCGCTTGCGATCGCGCACGAGCTGAAGATCCCGGTGAAGCTGATCGGCGTGGGAGAGGCGCTGGACGATCTGCGCCCGTTCGACCCGGAGAGCTTCGCCCGCGCGCTGTTCGCACCCGACTGACCGCGCACGAACGCGTCGCATCCGGTCGTGCCCTCGGTGGCCGCGGCACCCTCGTCGCCCGGGCGGGTCGCCGTCTACGCTGCACGGACGATGTTCGATTCGCTCGCTGACCGGCTCGGCGCCACCCTCGACGGCCTGAAGGGCAAAGGCCGTTTGTCCGAGGACGACATCGCAAAGGCGATGCGCGAGATCCGCCTCGCGCTGCTCGAGGCCGACGTCAACTTCGGCGTCGTCAAGGACTTCGTCGCGCGCGTGCGCGAACGGGCGATGGGCGGCGAGGTGATGGAGAGCCTGACGCCCGGCCAGCAGGTCGTGAAGATCGTGCACGAGGAGCTGACGGCGCTCATGGGCGAGGCGGGCACCAAGCTCTCGTTCTCGAACCGGCCGCCCACGATCATCCTGATGGCGGGCCTGCAGGGCTCGGGCAAGACCACCGCCTGCGGCAAGCTCGCCCGCCTGCTGGCCAAGCAGAAGAAGTCCCCGGCCATGGTCGCGTGCGACGTCTACCGCCCGGCCGCCATCCAGCAGCTCCAGACGCTCGGGAAGTCGCTGCAGGTGCCCGTCTACGAGCGCGGGACGGACGATCCGGTCGAGACCGCGGCGTGGGGCGTGGAGCAGGCTCGCGCGCAGGGACGCGACGTCGTCATCATCGACACCGCCGGCCGCCTCCACATCGACACCGAGCTGATGGACGAGCTCGTCCGCATCCGCGACGCCGTCAAGCCGCAGAACATCCTGCTCGTGCTCGACGCCATGAGCGGCCAGGACGCGGTCACCACGGCGGAGGCGTTCTCGAAGGCGGTCGACTACGACGGCGTCGTCCTCACGAAGCTCGACGGCGACGCCCGCGGCGGTGCCGCACTCGCGGTGCGGGCCGTCACCGGCAAACCGATCAAGTTCGTGTCGGTCGGCGAGAAGCTCGACCAGCTGAAGGAGTTCCATCCGGACCGCCTGGCGTCCCGCATCCTCGGCATGGGCGACGTGATGTCGCTGATCGAGCGCGCGCAGGAGCAGTTCGACGAGCGCGAGGCGGCGGAGCTCGAGGAGAAGCTGCGCAAGGCCGACTTCACCCTCGACGACTTCCTCGCCCAGCTGCGCCAGGTCAAGAAGATGTCCCAGGGCCAGGGCATGGCTGGCCTGCTCGGCATGCTGCCCGGCGTCGGCCGCCAGATCAAGAACCTGAAGGTCGACGAGCGCCAGGTCGACCGCATCGAGGCGATCATCCTCTCGATGACGCCCGCGGAGCGGCGCAATCACCGCCTCATCGACGGCTCGCGCCGGCGGCGGATCGCCGCGGGAAGCGGCACGAACGTGCAGACTGTCAACCAGCTTCTGGCACAGTTCAAGCAGGTGCAGAAGATGATGAAGCAGGTCGGCAAGGGTAAGATGCCGCAGTTTCCCGGATTGCAACGGAGGTAACGGGTGGTCAAGATCCGCCTCGCACGTCATGGCAGCAAGAAGAACCCGATCTACCGGGTGGTCGTCGCCGACTCGCGGGAACCGCGCGACGGCAAGACGCTCGAGGAGATCGGCCGCTACAACCCACAGCTCGAGCCGTCGCTGATCGAGATCGACACCGAGAAGGCGCAGGCATGGATCGCGAAGGGGGCACAGCCCACCGAGCAGGTCGCAAAGCTCCTGAAGGTGGCGCTGTCCCGCGCCGCCGCCGAGGCCTGACCCGGTTGGAGGAGATCCTCGCGTACCTCGCCCGCCAGCTGGTCGACGACCCCGCCCAGGTGCGGGTCGAGCGGCACGAGCGCGAGGACGGCGAGCTCGTCCTCGAGCTCCACGTCGCGCCCGACGACGTCGGCAAGGTGATCGGGAAGCAGGGGCGCATCGCGCGCGCCCTGCGCACCATCGTCAAGGCCAGCGCCGTGCGCGCCGGCCGGCGGGTGCATGTCGAGATCGCAGCCTGAGCCGGCCTGGCGTCCGCCGCGCGTCGTGGTCGGTGCGGTGGGCCGGGCGCATGGCCTGGACGGCTTCGTCCATCTGGTCGGGCACGGCGGCGTCGTGCCGCTCGATCCGGGCACGCCCGTGCGCGTCGGCGACCTGGATGCCGTCGTCGCGGAGCGCAAGGGTACCTCCGACCGGCCGCTGCTCCGGTTCGACATCGCGGCCAGCCGCGAACAGGCCGACGATCTGCGCGGTCGTGACGTCACCGTCGCGGCCGGCGCGCTGCCGGCGACCGACGAGGACGAGTTCTTCCACGTCGACCTGCTGGGCTGCGCCGTGGTCTGCGGAGGCAAGCCCGTCGGCACGGTGTCCGCGATCCACGAGTACCCGGCGAACGACGTGCTCGAGCTGGACAGCGGCGAGATGGTGCCGTTCGTCGACGAGGTGGTCGTCGACGTCGACGTCCCGAGCCGGACGCTGACCGTGGCCGACGGCTTTCTGTGATGCTCGAGATCGACGTCTTCACCCTGTTTCCGGACGCGTTCGCCTGGCTGTCCGGCACGCGGCCGGTGCGAAACGCGGTCGACGCCGGATCGCTGCGCCTGTCGGTCGTCGACCTGCGCGAGTACGCGCTGGGCCGCTACCGCCAGGTGGACGACGCGCCCTACGGCGGCGGCGCCGGGATGCTGATCCGCGTCGACGTCGTCTGCGCGGCGCTCGAGGGCCACTACGGCGCCGGCGTCGCCGATGTGCTCCACAGCCGCCGGGTGGCGGTGCTGACGCCGGTCGGCCGCCAGCTGACGGACGGCGTGGCCGCCGAGCTGGCTGGCGACGAGCGCCTCACGCTGCTCTGCGGCCGCTACGAGGGGTTCGACCAGCGGGTGCACGACCACCTCGCCAACGACCAGCTGTCGCTCGGCCCGTACGTGCTCTCCGGCGGGGAGATCCCGGCGATGGCCGTCGTCGATGCCGTCACCCGGAAGCTGTCCGGCGCGCTGGGCAAGGAGGAGAGCCACTTGGTCGAGTCGTTCTCCCCGGAGCTCGAGGGCGGACTCGAGTATCCGCACTTCACGCGGCCGGAGGAGTTCCGCGGCTGGCGGGTCCCGGACGTGCTGCTGTCGGGCCATCACGCCGAGATCGAGCGCTGGCGGCGACAGCTGTCGCGAGAGCGCTCGCGCTGACGCCCTGCGGCGACACGGCTGGTACCATTCCACGGCTTCCGAGACGAGGACGACGTGCCGTGACCGTGATCCAGGACATCGAGAACCGCCAGCGCCGCGAGGTCCCCCAGT contains:
- a CDS encoding GNAT family protein, which produces MILRGPRLVLRPLRADDADRVAAIAAEPEVARWWGLLTAAELRAKAAGGEGVEALAVELGGEVIGMLQVAEEADPTYRHAGIDMFLSAGAQGRGLGREALTLVCEHLFDQRRHHRITIDPAADNQRAIRCYTAVGFRTVGTMRLYERGRDGSFHDGVLMELIREDQ
- a CDS encoding KH domain-containing protein, producing the protein MEEILAYLARQLVDDPAQVRVERHEREDGELVLELHVAPDDVGKVIGKQGRIARALRTIVKASAVRAGRRVHVEIAA
- a CDS encoding Ldh family oxidoreductase, which produces MARVPIDEVRSALVRRAGGLGFDDDRAELLSDHFLDAEMRGASGHGVERMRWLHGFAALRPDARAVVTDRGDGLVRYDGRGALGYIALAEVLRAELADPPAGARLVVVADCFPTGRLGYFAEMGAAAGLLTLLTATSTPRIVHPQGGPPVTGTNPLCLAVPGSPPAVIDVSMGSVTYGAVLKAAATGRPLPPGALLRDDGSPESDPREVVEGRAGIAPFGGGLSHKGFALALLVEVLCRSLAGERGHAAVALLSAPHADAMAGLRPLVAGRTLPGDGSRTRLDAARRAGTLDVPDDLWAWLAAH
- the ftsY gene encoding signal recognition particle-docking protein FtsY; its protein translation is MPTSWEQMFYTGAQAGTGDRPQDEERRGLFSRMRESLSKSRRAMTQQLTAVMFDPADADVWERLEEALIYADCGVAATVEVIERLEAEADAGGLRTADELGDRLAAIVAELMRPEGDPRIDVSKRPAVLLMAGVNGTGKTTSIGKIAHHLREAGLSCVIGAADTFRAAAGEQLETWAERAGADFVSSQSGADPAAVAYDSVSAAQSRGRDVVIIDTAGRLHTQEHLMDELRKIHRVIGQREAGAPHEVLLTIDATTGQNGLQQARLFSEAVDVTGIILTKLDGTAKGGIALAIAHELKIPVKLIGVGEALDDLRPFDPESFARALFAPD
- the rimM gene encoding ribosome maturation factor RimM (Essential for efficient processing of 16S rRNA), with product MSRSQPEPAWRPPRVVVGAVGRAHGLDGFVHLVGHGGVVPLDPGTPVRVGDLDAVVAERKGTSDRPLLRFDIAASREQADDLRGRDVTVAAGALPATDEDEFFHVDLLGCAVVCGGKPVGTVSAIHEYPANDVLELDSGEMVPFVDEVVVDVDVPSRTLTVADGFL
- the trmD gene encoding tRNA (guanosine(37)-N1)-methyltransferase TrmD, which produces MLEIDVFTLFPDAFAWLSGTRPVRNAVDAGSLRLSVVDLREYALGRYRQVDDAPYGGGAGMLIRVDVVCAALEGHYGAGVADVLHSRRVAVLTPVGRQLTDGVAAELAGDERLTLLCGRYEGFDQRVHDHLANDQLSLGPYVLSGGEIPAMAVVDAVTRKLSGALGKEESHLVESFSPELEGGLEYPHFTRPEEFRGWRVPDVLLSGHHAEIERWRRQLSRERSR
- the ffh gene encoding signal recognition particle protein, producing MFDSLADRLGATLDGLKGKGRLSEDDIAKAMREIRLALLEADVNFGVVKDFVARVRERAMGGEVMESLTPGQQVVKIVHEELTALMGEAGTKLSFSNRPPTIILMAGLQGSGKTTACGKLARLLAKQKKSPAMVACDVYRPAAIQQLQTLGKSLQVPVYERGTDDPVETAAWGVEQARAQGRDVVIIDTAGRLHIDTELMDELVRIRDAVKPQNILLVLDAMSGQDAVTTAEAFSKAVDYDGVVLTKLDGDARGGAALAVRAVTGKPIKFVSVGEKLDQLKEFHPDRLASRILGMGDVMSLIERAQEQFDEREAAELEEKLRKADFTLDDFLAQLRQVKKMSQGQGMAGLLGMLPGVGRQIKNLKVDERQVDRIEAIILSMTPAERRNHRLIDGSRRRRIAAGSGTNVQTVNQLLAQFKQVQKMMKQVGKGKMPQFPGLQRR
- the rpsP gene encoding 30S ribosomal protein S16, whose product is MVKIRLARHGSKKNPIYRVVVADSREPRDGKTLEEIGRYNPQLEPSLIEIDTEKAQAWIAKGAQPTEQVAKLLKVALSRAAAEA